The DNA segment CCCCTATTAGCTGGGCAAATGCTCAAACAATCACTAAATTCTAAAACCTGGACTCGTCCAGCAAATTATATACATTCCATTATGCCCAAGGGGACACCAAAGCCCCAGGTAGCTATTAACGGCACAATCAAATTTGCTGCCCAGGCTAACCCCAAACAAACTTTGCTAGTGCGTCACCGTTCCTTACCCTTGAAGCAATTAATCAAGGAGATGAATGTTTATAGTAATAATGAGATGGCGCAGATGTTGGCAGAAGCAGTGGGAGGCCATGCTGTAGTCCAAGCCAAAGCCGCTAAATTAGCGCGAGTACCAGAGACAGAAATTCAATTAATCAATGGTTCGGGACTTGGCCCGGAAAATCGGATTTCTCCCAGGGCGGCTTGTGCGATGTTGATGGCGCTGCAACATGAAGCGGCGGCGGCTCAACTCAATCTAGCGGATTTGTTTCCCATTGCTGGCTTTGATAAACGAGGCACAATGCACTCTCGACATTTGCCGATGGCTACTGTGATGAAAACCGGGACTTTGCGGGATGTGAGTGCTTTAGCTGGAGTTGTACCCACACGCAATCGCGGTTTGGTTTGGTTCGCTATCATTAACCGTGGCCCTCAAATTGGCGCTTTCCGTCAACAACAAGACAAACTTTTACAACGTCTAGTACAGCAATTACAAGTAGCCCCTAGCACACCCACAGCTCTTACCCCCCATTCACCTAAATCTTTACCCGATCTGGGGAATACTAACCGCAGTGAAATTGTGTATGGTGGCTAGTAGCGTAATTCGTAATTATGCTGTTGTGAGGGTTATAAACTTTGCCGATAGGCGTTTATTTACACTGCAACTAGTATCACTACACGAAATTAAGCAGGTACTTCGCTGAAGCATTGGTGATTGTGGTCAAAAGATGCAGGGGAGCAGGGAGCAAGGGAGAAAACTGAGACAGAGCTTGTACTCCGCCCCAGTAAAAACGCCCGCCTATAGGCGGGGCTTCTCTACGAGACGCTACGCGTAGCTTGCTTCCACGAAGTGGTACGCTCCGCGCAGAGGAGAAGGGCTTGTTACCCCTGCTCCCTGCCCCCTTCCCCTCTGCCTCTTCGGTGATTACAGTGACTATGCTTTAGATTTCTAATTCATGCGGTGATTTGCTATGCGGGATCTCAAACTTACTCCGCGTTGGTTGAGGTTGTTTCTACTAATACTGTTGGTAACAGGTGTATTTTTCCGCTTTTTTCATCTCGACTACAAAATTTACTGGCACGATGAAGCCTATACATCTATACGGGCGGCGGGCTTCACACGCCAAGAAATAGACCAAGAAATTTTTCAAAATCACATCATACCAGCACCATATTTACTGAAGTTTCAGCGATTGAAACCAGGAAGCACTGTAGTAGATACAATTAACTCACTAAAAATTGAAGACCCACATCATCCACCACTCTACTTCTTAATGGCTCGCTTTTGGATGCAGATGTTTGGCAGTTCTCTCACTGCGTCGCGGACATTGCCTGCTTTACTAAGCTTGTTGGCGTTGCCATTAATGTATGCTTTGGGGTTGGAGTTATTTGCTTCTACTACAGTGGCTTTGTTCGCAACAGTGCTGTTAGCTTTGTCTCCTTTTGATATTCTGTTTGCTCAGACAGCCAGACAGTATAGCTTACTAACAGTAGCAGTCATTGGGAGCAAT comes from the Nostoc sp. PCC 7120 = FACHB-418 genome and includes:
- a CDS encoding D-alanyl-D-alanine carboxypeptidase/D-alanyl-D-alanine-endopeptidase codes for the protein MLELLSSGLVSIWLEMAGVQIKPADALDALTWQSSPGLVIAPDPNPAGINTVKEYLKGLVTTKLIAQNLAESQGIWLQSGPMLMANHQGTTPLPAASLTKIATSLAAFTTFGPEHQFETTIATNASVVNGVLQGDLIINGGGDPMFVWEEAIALGNTLNKMGIKQVKGNLVITGNFAMNFQRHPLLAGQMLKQSLNSKTWTRPANYIHSIMPKGTPKPQVAINGTIKFAAQANPKQTLLVRHRSLPLKQLIKEMNVYSNNEMAQMLAEAVGGHAVVQAKAAKLARVPETEIQLINGSGLGPENRISPRAACAMLMALQHEAAAAQLNLADLFPIAGFDKRGTMHSRHLPMATVMKTGTLRDVSALAGVVPTRNRGLVWFAIINRGPQIGAFRQQQDKLLQRLVQQLQVAPSTPTALTPHSPKSLPDLGNTNRSEIVYGG